The genomic stretch TGCGCACACTGTGGCCAATCGGGCCACTTGGGTCCGAATACAGCACCATAACGGATCGTCTAGTCGCTACTGTAGCCATAGATGCTCTTCACCTTGAGGTATTTATTTTGGGCTCGCAAACACACAAAGACAACGACTCAATACGTTCACTTTATTTTATATCCTTCCAATACTCCTTATTGAGTAAATACAATACGACAAAAAATACTCCGAGGAATAATAGTACCCATAGTCCAACACGTTCGCGCTCCGCCCGCGCCGGTTCCCCGAGATAGATAAGAAAATTGGTAAGATCCAAGACGGTTCTTTGGTATTCTTCTTCTGTTTGACTCCCCGGTATAGCCAGTTCCAAGGTCTCGATAACCTGCGTACCTGTCCCATCTTCATGTATCTCGGCCCTGTATTTGGGCTTCTGCCATCCCTGGAGCTCCCAGAGAACATGGGGCATTGCCACATTTTCAAATACGAGATTGTTAACCCCGTTCGGGCGGGACGGATCGAGGTAGAAACTCAGAAAATATGTGTAAAGCCAATCCGCACCACGAGAGCGACCTACCACGGACAGATCTGGCGGCGTTGCCCCAAAGAACCAATTCCTCGCATCCTCGACGGGCATTGCAACAACCATTGTATCGCCTAGCTTATCGGCCACAAACATCAAGT from Gammaproteobacteria bacterium encodes the following:
- a CDS encoding cytochrome c1 yields the protein MKVIALALLLASFPVRLFGAAGEIPLQQAKIDLDDKESLRRGARIFVNYCLSCHSAAYMRFNRIGRDLELSDQEVKDNLMFVADKLGDTMVVAMPVEDARNWFFGATPPDLSVVGRSRGADWLYTYFLSFYLDPSRPNGVNNLVFENVAMPHVLWELQGWQKPKYRAEIHEDGTGTQVIETLELAIPGSQTEEEYQRTVLDLTNFLIYLGEPARAERERVGLWVLLFLGVFFVVLYLLNKEYWKDIK